A stretch of Candidatus Atribacteria bacterium ADurb.Bin276 DNA encodes these proteins:
- the pleC gene encoding Non-motile and phage-resistance protein — protein sequence MKELALHILDIMENSIRANASKISVSLVEDNRLNQFILTIQDNGKGMDKEVLARVRDPFFTGQNKKVGMGIPLLEQLASMCGGKLDIVSRPGKGTTIQATFQRNHIDLPPLGNLPETLMVLFASHPEVEIEYEHVRDNCRWSFNTKRMSQELGLQGPQDIFPVLQGIKEWIQYHENQIQEGV from the coding sequence ATGAAAGAGTTAGCCTTGCATATCCTTGATATTATGGAAAATTCCATACGAGCCAATGCAAGCAAAATAAGCGTTTCTCTCGTTGAGGATAACCGCTTAAATCAGTTTATTCTCACTATTCAAGATAACGGGAAGGGAATGGATAAAGAGGTCCTCGCTCGAGTAAGAGATCCTTTCTTTACCGGTCAAAACAAAAAAGTGGGCATGGGTATTCCTCTTTTAGAACAACTGGCTTCGATGTGTGGTGGAAAACTTGATATTGTTTCCCGGCCTGGAAAAGGGACAACAATACAAGCTACCTTTCAAAGGAATCACATTGATCTTCCGCCTCTCGGCAATCTCCCTGAAACGCTTATGGTACTCTTTGCCTCTCATCCAGAAGTTGAAATCGAATATGAACATGTCAGGGATAATTGCCGCTGGTCTTTTAATACCAAAAGAATGTCTCAAGAGTTAGGTCTTCAGGGACCACAAGATATTTTTCCAGTTCTTCAAGGAATCAAAGAGTGGATACAATATCATGAAAACCAAATTCAGGAAGGAGTGTAG
- the hndC_2 gene encoding NADP-reducing hydrogenase subunit HndC, whose protein sequence is MAEMERSQILLCAGAACVSSGALLVKDALIREIQKNGLENEVRLVETGCVGPCNMGPLAIIYPEGVFYQKLVPEDAQEIVEEHLLKGRVVNRLLFQGSEDERKKFIEEIDFFKKQVKIALRNCGFINPLNIQEYIARDGYLALGKVLSFMTPEEVIEMIKKSGLRGRGGAGFPTGLKWEFTRKSQATPKYVICNADEGDPGAFMDRSILEGDPHSVLEAMAIAGYSIGANQGYVYVRAEYPLAIERLSIAIDQARELGLLGKNIMNSGFDFDVEIRIGAGAFVCGEETALIASVEGRRGMPRPKPPFPAQSGLWNKPTVINNVETWANIPSIINNGPEWFASIGTGNSKGTKVFALAGDINNTGLVEIPMGMTLGEIVYDLGGGIRDGKKFKAAQIGGPSGGCIPKEFLNVKIDYDSLKELGAIMGSGGLIVMDEDTCMVDLARYFLEFVQDESCGKCTPCRIGTKRMLEILQRITEGHGREGDIELLEELAVQIKNTALCGLGQTAPNPVLSTLKYFREEYEMHIREKRCTAVVCRSLFQSPCQHTCPLEIDIPGYISLIKEGEYVEALRVIRESNPLPSVCGRVCHRPCEAKCRRGQLDEPAAIDDLKRFVADYAMKNHIMLPVIMDRKRDETVAIVGSGPAGLACAYYLARKGYTVTIYESLPVAGGMLAAGIPAYRLPREPLNWDIDQIRAMGVKIHLNTAIGKDISLKELQEKFDAVFLGIGAWKSAPLGIPGEQFDGVVPALDLLKTINLGGTIEVPKNVVVLGGGNAAMDAARTLLRLGSERVNIVYRRTHSEMPAIPEEIEDAEKEGIIFHYLMAPLEIVGDENGKVKAIKLQRMRLGEFDRSGRKRPTPIEGAEMIIECDMVIPAVGQMPEVDKLGDGLQSDRWGNVTVDHYSLSTSRPGVFAGGDMIGAEATVVNAMAYGKKAAYSIHQYLRELKGDEEEEYIAEPERMRVLEEPPVLQEIKRVYISELPVKERICNFAEVKLCMSEADAKREAERCLRCDLEKKMKKLHQLVAVEEEEQ, encoded by the coding sequence ATGGCTGAGATGGAAAGAAGCCAGATATTGCTATGTGCTGGAGCGGCATGTGTTTCTTCAGGCGCATTGCTGGTCAAAGACGCACTTATCCGTGAAATCCAGAAAAATGGATTAGAAAATGAAGTTCGATTGGTGGAAACCGGGTGTGTTGGGCCCTGCAATATGGGTCCTTTGGCGATCATCTATCCAGAAGGAGTTTTTTATCAGAAGTTAGTTCCCGAAGATGCTCAGGAAATTGTTGAAGAACATCTTTTAAAAGGAAGAGTAGTCAACCGGCTTCTTTTCCAAGGGTCAGAAGATGAGCGAAAGAAGTTTATTGAAGAAATTGATTTTTTTAAAAAGCAAGTTAAGATTGCCTTGCGAAATTGTGGTTTTATCAATCCTCTAAATATCCAAGAATACATTGCTCGAGATGGTTATCTTGCTTTAGGGAAAGTTTTATCGTTCATGACGCCCGAGGAAGTTATCGAGATGATTAAAAAATCCGGACTTCGTGGGCGAGGAGGAGCTGGTTTCCCAACTGGATTGAAGTGGGAATTTACCAGAAAAAGCCAGGCTACCCCAAAATATGTTATTTGTAATGCTGATGAAGGCGATCCCGGAGCGTTTATGGATCGGAGTATTTTAGAAGGCGATCCTCATTCAGTTCTTGAAGCCATGGCAATTGCTGGATATTCAATTGGTGCGAATCAAGGCTACGTTTATGTACGTGCTGAATACCCGCTGGCAATTGAACGTCTTTCCATTGCAATTGACCAAGCTCGGGAGTTAGGGCTCCTAGGAAAAAACATTATGAATAGTGGGTTCGACTTCGATGTTGAGATTCGCATTGGAGCTGGAGCCTTTGTTTGTGGAGAAGAAACCGCATTAATAGCGTCGGTTGAAGGCCGACGTGGGATGCCCAGACCCAAACCGCCCTTCCCGGCTCAAAGTGGTTTATGGAATAAACCGACGGTCATCAACAATGTTGAAACTTGGGCAAACATTCCATCGATTATAAATAATGGTCCGGAATGGTTTGCTTCCATCGGAACCGGAAATAGTAAAGGAACCAAAGTATTTGCTCTTGCCGGTGATATAAACAATACAGGATTAGTAGAGATCCCAATGGGAATGACTCTTGGTGAAATTGTTTATGATCTGGGAGGAGGAATACGCGACGGAAAAAAATTCAAAGCTGCCCAAATTGGTGGACCATCAGGTGGGTGTATTCCCAAAGAATTCCTGAATGTAAAAATTGATTATGACTCATTGAAAGAATTAGGAGCTATTATGGGTTCTGGTGGCTTGATTGTCATGGATGAAGACACCTGCATGGTGGACTTGGCTCGGTATTTTTTAGAGTTTGTCCAAGATGAATCTTGTGGTAAGTGTACTCCCTGTCGAATTGGGACCAAGCGGATGTTAGAAATTTTACAACGAATCACCGAAGGTCACGGTCGCGAGGGGGACATTGAACTGTTAGAAGAATTGGCAGTTCAAATTAAAAACACCGCACTCTGCGGCTTAGGGCAAACAGCTCCCAATCCGGTTTTAAGCACTCTGAAGTATTTCCGCGAAGAATATGAAATGCATATTCGTGAAAAACGTTGTACTGCCGTCGTTTGTCGTTCTCTATTCCAATCTCCCTGTCAACATACCTGTCCTTTGGAAATTGATATACCCGGATATATTTCATTAATTAAAGAGGGTGAATATGTTGAAGCCCTCCGGGTTATTCGTGAATCCAATCCTTTGCCTTCAGTTTGTGGAAGGGTTTGCCATCGACCTTGTGAAGCGAAATGTCGACGGGGTCAACTTGATGAACCGGCAGCGATTGATGATTTAAAACGATTTGTCGCCGATTATGCCATGAAGAATCATATCATGTTACCGGTCATAATGGACCGTAAACGAGATGAAACCGTTGCAATTGTTGGCTCAGGACCAGCTGGTTTAGCCTGTGCCTATTATTTGGCGAGGAAGGGATATACGGTTACTATCTATGAATCCTTACCGGTGGCGGGAGGAATGTTAGCTGCCGGTATTCCAGCCTATCGTCTGCCCCGAGAACCGCTCAACTGGGATATCGATCAAATTCGAGCCATGGGTGTTAAAATCCATTTAAATACAGCCATTGGCAAAGACATTTCATTGAAAGAATTACAGGAAAAGTTTGATGCTGTCTTTTTGGGAATTGGAGCATGGAAAAGCGCCCCTTTGGGAATCCCTGGAGAGCAGTTTGATGGAGTCGTCCCCGCCCTCGACCTCTTAAAAACCATCAATTTAGGAGGAACGATTGAAGTTCCTAAAAATGTGGTGGTCTTGGGTGGTGGAAATGCTGCCATGGATGCCGCTCGAACTCTTTTGAGACTGGGTTCTGAGCGAGTAAATATTGTTTATCGAAGAACTCATTCGGAGATGCCGGCTATCCCAGAAGAAATCGAAGATGCCGAGAAAGAAGGAATTATTTTCCATTACCTTATGGCTCCATTAGAAATAGTTGGAGATGAAAATGGAAAGGTCAAGGCGATTAAGTTACAGCGTATGCGTTTGGGTGAATTTGATCGAAGCGGCCGAAAAAGACCGACACCGATCGAAGGTGCCGAAATGATAATCGAATGTGATATGGTTATTCCAGCCGTGGGTCAAATGCCCGAAGTTGATAAGCTTGGTGATGGTTTACAATCCGACCGATGGGGAAATGTTACCGTCGATCATTATTCTCTTTCAACATCTCGTCCTGGTGTTTTTGCTGGAGGCGATATGATCGGAGCCGAAGCAACTGTTGTCAATGCTATGGCTTATGGAAAAAAAGCTGCTTATAGTATCCATCAATATCTCCGAGAGTTAAAAGGCGACGAAGAAGAAGAATATATTGCCGAACCGGAAAGAATGCGGGTTTTAGAAGAACCACCGGTTCTTCAAGAAATAAAGAGGGTTTATATATCTGAATTACCTGTGAAGGAACGAATCTGTAACTTTGCTGAAGTGAAGCTATGTATGAGTGAAGCTGATGCCAAACGAGAAGCAGAAAGATGCTTACGGTGTGACTTAGAAAAGAAGATGAAAAAGCTTCATCAACTAGTTGCTGTGGAGGAGGAAGAACAATGA
- the hndB gene encoding NADP-reducing hydrogenase subunit HndB, whose protein sequence is MKITSIEDLKRIKEEAQKNTLLREGSADIKIVVCMGTCGIAAGARQVMSSLLDEISKRNLKNVIVTQAGCIGLCDREPLISIEKSGEKVFYGDLSPDKARQIISSHVVNGQIVGEWVVHTER, encoded by the coding sequence ATGAAAATTACCAGTATTGAAGATTTAAAAAGGATTAAGGAAGAAGCTCAAAAAAATACTTTACTTCGGGAAGGCTCTGCTGATATAAAGATCGTGGTTTGCATGGGGACTTGTGGGATTGCTGCTGGTGCTCGTCAAGTGATGTCTTCACTTTTAGATGAAATTTCCAAAAGAAATTTAAAAAATGTCATTGTAACCCAAGCCGGGTGTATTGGTCTCTGTGACCGGGAACCCTTAATTAGCATAGAAAAAAGTGGAGAGAAAGTATTTTATGGGGATTTATCACCAGACAAAGCACGACAAATCATTTCTTCCCATGTGGTAAACGGTCAGATCGTTGGAGAATGGGTCGTACATACTGAACGATAG
- the hndA_2 gene encoding NADP-reducing hydrogenase subunit HndA has product MAQTEVPEKANVLEISPEQLSELELILGDYQGKSGMLIQALHAAQNLIGYLPPPVLRIVAKKLDLPLSEVYGVVTFYHFFSMKPRGKHVIQVCLGTACYVRGGQEILTQLQKELSLDIGEITEDGLYSLEVMRCAGACGLAPVVRIDNDVHKRVNPSQITNILKNYQ; this is encoded by the coding sequence GTGGCCCAAACTGAAGTACCAGAAAAAGCAAATGTTTTAGAAATATCTCCGGAGCAGCTGAGTGAACTGGAGCTAATCTTAGGTGATTATCAGGGAAAATCTGGTATGCTTATCCAGGCTCTTCATGCTGCCCAAAATCTTATTGGATATCTTCCTCCCCCAGTTTTAAGAATAGTAGCAAAAAAACTTGACTTACCACTGAGCGAAGTCTATGGAGTAGTTACTTTCTATCATTTTTTCTCCATGAAACCTCGGGGAAAGCACGTTATCCAGGTTTGTCTTGGAACTGCTTGCTACGTTCGAGGAGGGCAGGAAATTCTTACTCAACTTCAAAAGGAACTTTCTTTAGATATTGGAGAAATCACTGAAGATGGACTTTATTCCTTAGAAGTAATGAGATGTGCAGGAGCTTGTGGTTTGGCTCCGGTAGTTCGTATCGACAACGATGTTCATAAACGTGTCAATCCCTCTCAAATTACCAACATCCTTAAAAACTACCAATAA